The region CATGCTCCATCAGAGCTACCTCCTAAATTAGAGTTCAACATAATCTCCAAACGCGTTATAACGGATTTCGTTAGTTTGTCGTTAAAAAAAATTGCCGGCTTTACCCCTAGTACTAATGCAATAATCTTTAACCTCTCAGTATCTAGCCTTGTCTGACCTGACATTATATGCCGATATCCTTGTAATGAAAGACCCAACTTATGAGCAAGGTATGTTTTTGTAACTCCCCGTGCTTGTCGAATTTTTTCAACATTTTCAAATACTGCCACACTAATCACCCTTTTGTCAACGGTTTTCGTTAATATTTTACTAACACCCGGCGTTAGTTGTCAATATTTATTTTGCATATTATATCCGATTTCGTTACCAAAAATATCGAAATAGGTTGGTAAATTTGTTACAATAGTGCCAGGTGGTGGATGAAATGAATATAGGCGAACAAATTCGGCTTTTTAGAAAACGCAAGGGGCTAACCCAAAAAGAACTAGGTGAGAAAATAGGGAAAACTGCACAAGTAGTATCTAACTGGGAGCGTTGCTATACGCCGACACTTAATCACGATGACTTAATCGCAATAGCACGAGCTCTAGAAATAACAGTTCCGGACATAATCGGTAAAGAAGAAGCGATTGATTATTTACTCCACAGCGGACAGAACCGCCCTTTTGATCTTGAAGAGTTACTTAAATATAATCAATTGCAGTATCGTGGACTTATGCTAAACGACGACGCTAAAGATGATATTAGAGTTGTGTTAGAAATAATATATCAGCGAAGCATGAAGTCAAAAAAACATAAATCCTAACGATGAATTAATAGGAGA is a window of Selenomonadales bacterium 4137-cl DNA encoding:
- a CDS encoding helix-turn-helix transcriptional regulator; this translates as MNIGEQIRLFRKRKGLTQKELGEKIGKTAQVVSNWERCYTPTLNHDDLIAIARALEITVPDIIGKEEAIDYLLHSGQNRPFDLEELLKYNQLQYRGLMLNDDAKDDIRVVLEIIYQRSMKSKKHKS